The Listeria welshimeri serovar 6b str. SLCC5334 genome has a window encoding:
- a CDS encoding acyltransferase: protein MRRLDRFKAPDDSINTLFQVYKTISFWRAFKNTLVIEFGRFFPWMGGKRRIYRACLGMEIGEKTAIAYKVMPDLFFPEKITIGENSIIGYHTTILTHEYVLSEYRVGEVVIGRNVMVGANVTILPGTKIGDGAIVAAGAVVSKDIPPESFAYGNPLIIKEKATLE, encoded by the coding sequence TTGAGGCGGCTAGATAGATTTAAGGCGCCAGATGACAGTATCAACACACTTTTTCAAGTTTATAAAACGATTTCTTTTTGGAGAGCTTTTAAGAATACATTAGTAATAGAATTTGGCCGTTTTTTTCCGTGGATGGGTGGTAAACGTAGAATTTATCGTGCTTGTCTTGGAATGGAAATTGGTGAAAAGACAGCTATAGCTTATAAAGTAATGCCGGATTTATTTTTTCCAGAAAAGATTACGATTGGTGAAAACTCGATTATCGGTTATCATACAACAATTTTAACGCATGAATATGTGCTTTCTGAATATCGTGTAGGGGAAGTTGTTATTGGTCGGAATGTTATGGTTGGCGCGAATGTCACCATTCTTCCTGGTACTAAAATTGGTGATGGAGCGATTGTTGCAGCTGGAGCGGTCGTATCAAAGGATATTCCACCAGAAAGTTTTGCTTATGGGAATCCTTTAATAATAAAAGAAAAAGCTACTTTAGAGTAA
- the ppaX gene encoding pyrophosphatase PpaX — MTGKITTLLFDLDGTLINTNELIIKTFQATLQEFLPDRVFTREDILPFIGPSLMETFREINPAHAEEMRVFYREYNLKHHDDLILEYEGVYEAIRVLYEEDYKLGIVSTKMYDTIMRGLKVTGLDKFFQVVIGLDQVSNAKPDPEGIEMALSLLNATKEEAIMIGDNYHDIEAGKNAETLTAGVAWAIKGPEHLAQFQPDFMLEKMSDLLAIVRDEE, encoded by the coding sequence ATGACTGGGAAAATTACTACATTGTTGTTTGACTTAGATGGCACATTAATTAATACAAATGAGTTGATTATTAAAACTTTCCAAGCAACGTTACAAGAATTCTTGCCTGACCGAGTTTTTACAAGAGAGGATATTTTGCCGTTTATTGGGCCTTCTTTAATGGAAACTTTTCGTGAAATAAACCCAGCACATGCGGAAGAAATGCGTGTGTTTTACCGTGAATATAATCTAAAACACCATGATGATTTGATATTAGAATATGAAGGGGTTTATGAAGCTATTCGTGTGTTGTATGAAGAAGATTATAAATTAGGTATTGTATCTACGAAGATGTACGATACGATTATGCGTGGACTTAAAGTGACTGGATTAGATAAATTTTTCCAAGTGGTTATTGGGTTAGATCAAGTATCGAATGCTAAGCCAGATCCTGAAGGTATTGAGATGGCCCTTTCTCTACTGAATGCAACAAAAGAAGAAGCGATTATGATTGGTGATAATTATCATGATATTGAAGCGGGGAAAAATGCGGAAACGCTAACTGCTGGTGTGGCTTGGGCGATTAAAGGTCCGGAACATTTGGCGCAGTTCCAGCCAGATTTCATGTTAGAAAAAATGAGTGACTTACTTGCGATTGTAAGGGACGAGGAATAA
- the lgt gene encoding prolipoprotein diacylglyceryl transferase yields the protein MGNGVQPLDPVAIQMGSLSVKWYGVIIASAVVIALLLALSEANKRKMDKEIIVDLLIWAIPISIISARIYYVIFEWDFYKNNLGEIIKIWHGGIAIYGALIGAVLTAIIFSRVKKISFWQLADVVAPSLIIAQAIGRWGNFMNQEAHGAETTRAFLEGLHLPEFIINQMFIDGIYYQPTFLYESLWNVLGFILLLIIRRTKIRSGELFLSYVIWYSFGRFFIEGMRTDSLMWGDFRVSQVLSLLLIVLSIGLIIYRRLKMNPPYYMEDKFGKVAKKK from the coding sequence ATGGGTAATGGTGTGCAGCCACTCGATCCGGTGGCGATTCAAATGGGTAGTCTTTCTGTAAAATGGTATGGAGTAATTATTGCTTCAGCCGTTGTGATTGCGCTACTTCTTGCTCTTAGTGAAGCAAATAAACGTAAAATGGATAAAGAAATTATTGTGGATTTGCTAATATGGGCAATTCCAATTTCGATTATTAGTGCTCGAATTTATTATGTGATTTTTGAGTGGGACTTTTATAAGAATAATTTAGGTGAAATAATAAAAATTTGGCATGGAGGAATTGCCATTTATGGTGCGTTAATCGGTGCTGTACTTACTGCCATTATTTTTTCTCGGGTGAAGAAAATTTCGTTTTGGCAACTTGCTGATGTGGTTGCGCCAAGTTTGATTATTGCGCAGGCGATTGGTCGCTGGGGTAATTTTATGAATCAAGAGGCTCATGGGGCTGAAACAACGAGAGCTTTTCTTGAGGGACTTCACTTACCAGAATTTATTATTAATCAAATGTTCATAGATGGAATTTATTATCAACCAACTTTCTTATATGAGAGTTTATGGAATGTACTTGGCTTTATTTTATTATTGATTATTCGCCGGACAAAAATACGTAGTGGAGAGCTTTTTCTTAGTTACGTGATTTGGTATTCGTTTGGAAGGTTCTTTATTGAAGGGATGCGTACAGATAGCTTGATGTGGGGGGACTTTAGGGTTTCGCAAGTATTATCTTTACTACTAATTGTTTTATCGATTGGACTAATTATTTACCGTCGCCTGAAAATGAATCCGCCGTATTACATGGAAGATAAATTTGGTAAAGTAGCTAAAAAGAAATAA
- the hprK gene encoding HPr(Ser) kinase/phosphatase produces the protein MTKSVTVKDLKERLNLELICSETGLERPILTSDLSRPGLELTGFFSYYPEDRVQLFGMTEISFSEGMEPEERLKRYKQMCTKRTPAFVISRNLEVPKELVAAAKEADIPVLRSRLKTTRLSVYITNYLESRLAPVISMHGVLVDIYGLGVLITGSSGVGKSETALELVKRGHRLVADDNVEIRQEDELTLIGSSPAIIEHLLEIRGLGIINVMTLFGAGAVRSSKKITIVVHLENWDPDKHYDRVGLDQEKTKIFDMDIPKITVPVRPGRNLSVIIEVAAMNFRLKNMGYNAAEQFTQDLNNLIGHNSSMND, from the coding sequence ATGACGAAATCGGTTACAGTAAAGGATTTAAAGGAACGACTTAATTTAGAGCTAATTTGTTCAGAAACGGGACTTGAACGCCCTATTTTAACAAGTGATTTGTCGCGTCCGGGTTTGGAGCTTACAGGATTTTTCTCGTATTATCCAGAAGATCGTGTGCAGCTTTTTGGAATGACGGAAATTTCTTTCTCGGAAGGTATGGAGCCAGAAGAAAGGCTAAAAAGATATAAACAAATGTGTACGAAACGAACGCCTGCTTTTGTTATTTCAAGAAATTTAGAAGTACCGAAAGAGTTAGTTGCAGCTGCGAAAGAAGCAGATATTCCAGTTCTTCGTTCACGTTTAAAGACTACACGTTTATCCGTTTATATTACAAACTATTTAGAAAGCAGACTGGCACCAGTTATTTCTATGCATGGTGTTTTAGTGGATATTTATGGACTCGGTGTTTTAATTACTGGTAGTAGCGGCGTGGGTAAAAGTGAGACTGCACTGGAACTTGTCAAACGTGGACATAGACTTGTAGCAGATGATAATGTGGAAATTCGTCAAGAGGATGAATTGACGTTAATCGGTTCTTCACCCGCAATTATTGAACATTTGCTTGAAATACGTGGGCTTGGAATTATTAATGTAATGACTTTGTTTGGCGCTGGAGCAGTTCGATCAAGTAAAAAAATTACTATTGTTGTACATCTTGAAAACTGGGATCCAGACAAGCATTATGATCGTGTTGGATTAGACCAAGAAAAAACGAAAATCTTTGATATGGATATTCCGAAAATTACTGTGCCAGTGCGTCCAGGGCGAAATTTATCTGTTATTATTGAAGTTGCGGCAATGAATTTCCGCTTGAAAAATATGGGCTATAATGCGGCAGAGCAATTTACACAAGATCTGAACAATTTAATAGGTCATAATAGCAGTATGAATGATTAA
- a CDS encoding phage holin family protein: MRWIIGVIINSVLFVALSGFFTSFHVDGFMTALLASFVLAILNMLIRPILLLLTLPINIFTLGLFTFVVNAIMLEMTTFFMGDSFQIDGFGTALIIAAIMAFANMIINSVLWGNKEN; encoded by the coding sequence ATGCGTTGGATTATAGGCGTAATTATTAACTCGGTACTTTTTGTAGCATTATCTGGATTTTTTACAAGTTTTCATGTAGATGGATTCATGACGGCGCTACTTGCGAGTTTTGTATTAGCAATTCTTAATATGCTAATTAGACCTATTTTACTCCTTTTAACTTTACCAATTAATATATTCACACTTGGGCTTTTCACTTTTGTTGTGAATGCAATTATGCTTGAAATGACTACTTTCTTTATGGGAGATTCATTCCAAATTGATGGTTTTGGAACAGCATTAATTATCGCAGCAATTATGGCGTTTGCGAATATGATTATTAATTCCGTGTTATGGGGTAATAAAGAAAATTAA
- a CDS encoding PspC domain-containing protein — MKKLYKSSSQKMIAGVCGGIAEYFGIEVTIVRLVWVAASLFLGSGILLYIIAAIIIPKQTPESEWE; from the coding sequence ATGAAAAAGTTATATAAATCTTCATCACAAAAAATGATTGCTGGTGTCTGTGGTGGGATTGCAGAATACTTTGGTATTGAAGTAACAATCGTTCGTTTAGTATGGGTAGCAGCTTCTTTATTCTTAGGATCCGGGATTTTACTTTATATCATAGCTGCAATTATTATTCCGAAACAAACACCTGAATCAGAATGGGAGTGA
- a CDS encoding DUF4097 family beta strand repeat-containing protein: MDKKLRRSRVDRKVGGVFGGLAEFLGIDATLLRLIYIIITIITMKTGIAIIAYIIALFVIPSSDTSNEEVLERHRRRVEEKRRRHAGRNEARQEVREAMRNSHHHRRPKPSATEPIHHGARRKEARPRPVREFNFDEATFRSFTIRVATGDVIIRSWDKDQMKIRAVLAVHEKARSIRQLSEAKLWDYFFSQTMLDITPDSFTFESKNELLKTDLVVTIPKRLYEQVKIQLLNGNLKYDDTAAEDAIIKTRHGDIRSSGASGKFLSTESADGEIFFKRSSVENVDMSTAKGDIALQGNFHTTIAKAAQGDVEYILENETSKAADLAAPNGDIRIQIPPTWNVDGTLGTKKEKIYFDLKNAKIWDDAERTFVFTQNAEEISMATLQAKVGNGIIKVSELETKTFN; encoded by the coding sequence ATGGATAAAAAACTAAGAAGATCAAGAGTGGACCGGAAAGTCGGTGGAGTGTTTGGCGGACTTGCTGAGTTTTTAGGAATAGATGCCACGCTTCTAAGACTTATTTATATAATCATCACAATTATCACGATGAAAACCGGTATTGCAATTATCGCTTATATCATTGCCTTGTTTGTGATTCCTTCTTCTGACACTAGTAATGAAGAAGTACTTGAACGTCACCGTCGTCGTGTGGAAGAAAAAAGAAGACGCCACGCTGGACGTAATGAAGCTAGACAGGAAGTGCGAGAAGCAATGAGAAATAGTCATCATCACAGAAGACCTAAACCATCAGCAACAGAACCAATTCACCACGGAGCAAGAAGAAAAGAAGCGCGACCTCGTCCGGTACGAGAATTCAATTTTGATGAGGCTACTTTCCGTTCCTTTACAATTAGAGTAGCTACTGGAGACGTTATTATCCGTTCTTGGGACAAAGATCAAATGAAAATTCGTGCAGTACTAGCTGTACATGAAAAAGCACGATCTATTCGCCAATTGAGTGAAGCTAAACTATGGGATTATTTCTTTAGCCAAACAATGCTAGATATTACTCCGGATAGTTTTACTTTTGAATCAAAAAATGAATTATTAAAAACAGATTTAGTTGTCACAATTCCAAAGCGCTTATATGAACAAGTAAAAATTCAATTATTAAATGGTAATTTGAAATATGATGATACAGCCGCGGAAGATGCTATTATCAAAACACGTCACGGAGATATCCGTTCTTCTGGAGCTAGCGGTAAATTTCTTAGCACTGAATCTGCTGACGGAGAAATTTTCTTTAAACGTAGCTCCGTTGAAAATGTAGATATGTCTACTGCAAAAGGAGATATTGCGCTTCAAGGTAACTTCCATACGACCATTGCTAAGGCAGCTCAAGGGGATGTTGAATATATTCTTGAAAACGAAACTTCTAAAGCAGCAGATTTGGCAGCACCTAATGGCGATATTCGGATTCAAATTCCGCCAACATGGAATGTCGATGGAACACTCGGAACAAAAAAAGAAAAAATCTATTTTGACTTAAAAAACGCAAAAATTTGGGATGATGCAGAGAGAACCTTTGTTTTCACTCAAAATGCAGAAGAAATAAGCATGGCCACACTTCAAGCAAAAGTTGGAAATGGGATTATTAAAGTCTCTGAACTTGAAACAAAAACGTTTAATTAA
- a CDS encoding DUF4097 family beta strand repeat-containing protein, with the protein MENERKRILELVKQGIISTEEALTLLENISKKEGKTAAKENIRRSATPREEQVEEAEESTYDYSKGWNNQGNPYTPPKSRKRRPEPNSENKEEPVEENNEKSSKDQDESMRNMVNDLSQAGEKIGSFLNSAFKQVKDMPFPFLTSTKIERDFIYHDTTLSILEFEIANGNVEFKPSDSNDIKVHAMIKLFKEYPEDEALKIFFDKTTLRVDEETLRFESKSKQIVTNLTVYLPRREYDYVSVKMLNGNFHLDELSGRDLFVKTTNGNISIGTLNATLAEIESINGNVRIQNGEIRDIALKTFNGNVAAKGNYYSTNLQTKNGNVNYQLTGNEATFLKAKTGAGNIEVIVPTAIGVDGRLHTNLGKLLLDLKDAEILESKTESVSKSIIFTKLPNAADSSLKIEAEATTGSVKIREVK; encoded by the coding sequence ATGGAAAATGAACGTAAACGTATTCTTGAATTAGTAAAACAAGGTATTATTTCTACAGAAGAAGCACTTACTTTGCTTGAAAATATTTCTAAAAAAGAAGGTAAAACGGCAGCAAAAGAAAATATTCGTCGTTCTGCAACACCTAGAGAAGAACAGGTCGAGGAAGCAGAAGAATCTACTTATGATTACAGTAAAGGCTGGAACAATCAAGGTAATCCTTATACACCTCCAAAAAGCCGTAAAAGACGTCCTGAACCAAATTCAGAAAATAAGGAAGAGCCCGTTGAAGAAAATAACGAAAAATCTTCTAAAGATCAAGATGAATCTATGCGCAATATGGTCAATGATTTATCACAAGCAGGTGAAAAAATCGGTTCTTTCCTAAATAGTGCTTTTAAACAAGTGAAGGATATGCCATTTCCATTCTTAACATCAACGAAAATCGAACGTGATTTCATTTACCATGACACAACACTTTCTATTTTAGAATTTGAAATTGCTAATGGGAATGTAGAATTTAAACCATCTGATTCGAACGATATTAAAGTACATGCGATGATTAAGCTATTTAAAGAATATCCTGAAGATGAAGCACTTAAAATCTTCTTTGATAAAACCACTTTACGTGTAGATGAAGAAACGTTACGATTTGAATCTAAATCCAAACAGATTGTTACAAACCTAACTGTATACTTACCTCGTCGTGAGTATGATTATGTTTCTGTTAAAATGCTTAATGGTAACTTCCATTTGGATGAGTTATCTGGCCGTGATTTATTTGTAAAAACGACTAATGGTAATATCAGTATTGGAACATTAAACGCTACACTCGCGGAAATCGAATCTATTAATGGTAATGTGCGTATCCAAAATGGGGAAATCCGTGATATCGCTCTGAAAACATTCAACGGTAACGTAGCAGCTAAAGGTAATTACTACTCCACCAACTTGCAAACTAAAAACGGCAACGTAAATTATCAATTAACTGGCAATGAAGCTACTTTCTTAAAAGCAAAAACTGGTGCTGGTAATATTGAAGTGATCGTGCCAACAGCAATCGGTGTGGATGGCCGTTTGCATACAAATTTAGGTAAATTATTGCTGGATTTAAAAGATGCAGAGATACTTGAATCTAAAACGGAATCTGTAAGTAAATCAATTATTTTCACTAAATTGCCTAATGCAGCTGACTCTTCCTTGAAAATCGAAGCAGAAGCAACAACTGGTTCCGTGAAAATCCGTGAAGTAAAATAA
- the uvrA gene encoding excinuclease ABC subunit UvrA: MDKEKIVIQGARAHNLKNIDVEIPRDKLVVMTGLSGSGKSSLAFDTIYAEGQRRYVESLSAYARQFLGQMDKPDVDLIEGLSPAISIDQKTTSRNPRSTVGTVTEIHDYLRLLYARVGHPVCPNHGIEITSQTIEQMVDRVLEFPEKTRLQIMAPIVSGKKGTHKKTIEEIKKEGYVRIRVDGEIYDINDEIEIEKNKKHSIEIIIDRIVIKEGINTRLYDSIEAALRLADGYAVVDIMGDKELLFSEHYACPYCGFSVGELEPRMFSFNSPFGACPTCDGLGTKLEVDVDTVIPDKSLSLNEGAIIPWRPISSQYYPQMLASACKEFGIDMDTPLEKLPKEELDIILNGSKDKEFYFEYKNDFGMTRETWIPFEGILPNIERRYRETNSDFTRDQMAQYMTDLPCPSCKGYRLKEETLSVKVNDHHIGQISEFSINEALAFFDGLELSEKETQIAAPIFKEVRARLGFLKNVGLDYLTMSRAAGTLSGGEAQRIRLATQIGSRLTGVLYILDEPSIGLHQRDNDRLISTLQSMRDIGNTLIVVEHDEDTMMAADYLIDIGPGAGEHGGRIVAAGTPEEVAKNKNSITGDYLSGKKFIPVPAKRRKGNGLELEIIGAKANNLKNVNAKIPLATFSCVTGVSGSGKSSLVNEVLRKALARKLNRNHVKPGEHKEIKGIENLEKIINIDQSPIGRTPRSNPATYTGAFDDIRDLFASTNEAKVRGYKKGRFSFNVKGGRCEACKGDGIIKIEMHFLPDVYVPCEVCHGKRYNGETLDIRYKGKNIAEVLEMTVEEGLEYFTNQPRIARKLQTIVDVGLGYIRLGQPATTLSGGEAQRVKLASELHKRSNGKSFYILDEPTTGLHADDIGRLLKVLQRLVEENGDTVLVIEHNLDVIKQADYLIDLGPEGGDGGGQIIATGTPEKIARSKKSYTGKYLKPILERDKERTEERITAAKKK, translated from the coding sequence TTGGATAAAGAAAAAATAGTAATTCAGGGTGCAAGAGCCCATAACTTAAAAAACATTGATGTAGAGATACCAAGAGATAAATTAGTAGTTATGACGGGACTTTCCGGTTCAGGTAAATCTTCGCTTGCGTTTGATACGATTTATGCGGAAGGCCAAAGACGTTATGTAGAATCTTTGTCTGCTTATGCACGCCAATTTTTAGGACAAATGGATAAGCCAGATGTTGATTTAATTGAAGGCTTAAGTCCAGCTATTTCGATTGATCAAAAAACAACGAGTCGTAATCCGCGCTCTACAGTCGGAACAGTGACAGAAATTCATGATTATTTACGATTACTTTATGCTCGAGTGGGACATCCGGTTTGTCCTAATCATGGAATCGAAATCACTTCACAAACAATTGAACAAATGGTTGATCGTGTCCTAGAATTTCCAGAAAAAACACGTCTTCAAATTATGGCGCCAATCGTTTCTGGCAAAAAAGGAACACATAAGAAAACCATCGAGGAAATCAAAAAAGAAGGTTACGTCCGAATTCGTGTTGATGGAGAAATTTATGATATTAATGACGAAATCGAAATAGAAAAAAACAAAAAGCATTCCATTGAAATTATTATTGACCGTATTGTGATTAAAGAAGGCATTAATACTCGTTTATATGACTCCATTGAAGCGGCACTTCGGTTAGCAGACGGTTATGCAGTTGTCGATATTATGGGAGATAAAGAACTGCTATTTAGTGAGCATTATGCATGTCCTTATTGTGGTTTTTCAGTTGGTGAACTAGAGCCAAGAATGTTTTCTTTCAATAGTCCATTTGGCGCTTGCCCAACATGTGATGGACTTGGAACAAAACTAGAAGTAGACGTAGATACTGTCATTCCAGACAAAAGCTTATCTTTAAATGAAGGCGCAATTATCCCATGGCGTCCAATTAGTTCCCAGTACTATCCGCAAATGTTAGCTTCTGCATGTAAAGAATTCGGAATTGATATGGATACGCCTCTTGAAAAACTGCCCAAAGAAGAATTGGACATTATTTTAAACGGATCAAAAGACAAAGAATTCTATTTCGAATATAAAAATGATTTCGGAATGACGCGTGAAACTTGGATTCCATTTGAAGGTATACTTCCAAATATCGAACGACGTTATCGTGAAACAAATTCTGACTTTACACGAGATCAAATGGCGCAATATATGACTGATTTACCTTGCCCATCTTGTAAAGGTTACCGTCTTAAAGAAGAAACACTTTCTGTTAAAGTAAACGACCACCATATTGGTCAAATCAGCGAGTTTTCTATTAATGAAGCACTTGCTTTCTTTGACGGTCTAGAACTCTCTGAAAAAGAAACGCAAATTGCTGCTCCGATTTTCAAAGAAGTTCGCGCTAGACTTGGGTTCTTAAAAAATGTTGGTCTTGACTATCTTACAATGAGTCGTGCTGCAGGGACTTTATCTGGCGGTGAAGCACAACGGATACGATTAGCTACCCAAATTGGCTCCAGATTAACAGGTGTGCTTTATATCTTAGATGAGCCTTCCATCGGACTCCATCAACGAGATAATGATCGTTTAATTAGCACGCTTCAAAGTATGCGTGATATTGGAAATACGCTTATTGTTGTAGAACATGATGAAGATACGATGATGGCCGCAGATTATCTTATTGATATCGGTCCGGGTGCTGGAGAGCATGGCGGACGAATCGTAGCAGCCGGAACCCCAGAAGAAGTTGCAAAAAACAAAAATTCTATCACGGGTGATTATCTTTCAGGAAAAAAATTCATTCCAGTTCCCGCTAAACGAAGAAAAGGCAATGGATTAGAATTAGAAATTATTGGAGCTAAAGCCAACAATCTAAAAAATGTAAATGCCAAAATCCCATTAGCAACATTTTCTTGTGTGACAGGAGTTTCTGGTTCAGGAAAAAGCTCGCTCGTGAATGAAGTTTTACGAAAAGCTTTGGCCCGAAAATTAAATAGAAACCATGTAAAACCTGGCGAACATAAAGAAATAAAAGGAATTGAAAATCTAGAAAAAATCATTAATATTGACCAATCACCAATTGGAAGAACGCCAAGATCCAATCCAGCGACTTACACGGGCGCTTTTGATGATATTCGTGACCTTTTTGCTAGTACTAACGAAGCAAAAGTTCGTGGCTACAAAAAAGGCCGCTTTAGTTTCAACGTAAAAGGCGGTCGTTGTGAAGCATGCAAAGGCGACGGAATTATCAAAATCGAAATGCATTTCTTGCCAGATGTATATGTACCTTGTGAAGTGTGTCATGGAAAACGTTATAATGGTGAAACTTTAGACATTCGTTACAAAGGTAAAAATATCGCGGAAGTGTTAGAAATGACTGTAGAAGAAGGATTAGAATATTTCACTAACCAACCAAGAATTGCTCGTAAATTACAAACCATTGTGGATGTTGGACTTGGCTATATTAGACTTGGGCAACCTGCTACAACACTTTCTGGAGGTGAAGCGCAGCGTGTAAAACTTGCCTCTGAACTTCATAAACGTAGCAACGGTAAATCATTCTATATTCTTGATGAGCCAACTACTGGGCTCCATGCAGATGATATTGGTCGTTTACTAAAAGTTTTACAACGACTAGTAGAAGAAAATGGCGACACAGTTCTTGTTATCGAGCATAATTTAGATGTTATCAAACAAGCGGATTACTTGATAGATTTAGGTCCAGAAGGCGGCGATGGAGGTGGCCAAATTATTGCGACCGGCACACCAGAAAAAATCGCTCGTTCAAAAAAATCCTATACAGGTAAATACTTAAAACCAATTTTAGAACGTGACAAAGAACGAACCGAAGAACGAATTACAGCAGCGAAGAAAAAATAA
- the uvrB gene encoding excinuclease ABC subunit UvrB — MKDKFELVSKYSPQGDQPRAIEQLVAGLKKGLKHQTLLGATGTGKTFTVSNVIQEVNKPTLVMAHNKTLAGQLYSEFKEFFPNNAVEYFVSYYDYYQPEAYVPQSDTYIEKDASINDEIDKLRHSATAALFERRDVIIIASVSCIYGLGSPIEYGEMLVSLRVGMEISRDQLLRKLVDIQYDRNDIDFQRGRFRVRGDVVEIFPASRDEHCMRIEFFGDEIERIREVDALTGEIIGEREHVSIFPASHFVTRPDIMKKAIVNIKAELEDRLKVLRADNKLLEAQRLEQRTNYDLEMMEEMGYCSGIENYSRHLSLRPAGVTPYTLLDYFPDDFQMVIDESHVTMPQIRGMFNGDQARKQMLVDHGFRLPSALDNRPLRLEEFEKHINQIMFISATPGPYELEKNPDVIEQIIRPTGLLDPIVEIRPIQGQIDDLMDEINDRVEKNERVLITTLTKKMSEDLTNYLKEAGVKVQYLHSEVKTLERIEIIRDLRLGVYDVIVGINLLREGIDLPEVSLVAILDADKEGFLRSERSLIQTMGRAARNENGRVIMYADKMTDSMRNSIGETERRRKIQIEYNEKHGITPKTIKKEIRGIIAATSAADEREAVKQHDLSKMSKKERDVFIEGMEHEMKEAAKALDFERAAELRDALLEIKAEG; from the coding sequence TTGAAGGATAAATTTGAGTTAGTTTCTAAGTATAGCCCACAAGGAGACCAGCCTAGAGCAATAGAACAATTAGTTGCGGGATTAAAAAAAGGCTTGAAACACCAAACTTTACTTGGGGCAACCGGTACAGGAAAAACCTTCACTGTATCTAATGTAATTCAAGAAGTAAATAAACCAACACTTGTTATGGCTCATAATAAAACGCTAGCAGGTCAACTTTATAGTGAATTTAAAGAATTTTTTCCAAATAATGCTGTAGAATATTTTGTTAGTTACTATGATTATTACCAACCAGAAGCTTACGTTCCACAAAGCGACACATATATTGAAAAAGATGCAAGTATCAATGATGAAATCGATAAGCTTCGTCACTCAGCTACAGCTGCACTTTTCGAACGCCGTGACGTCATTATTATAGCAAGTGTATCTTGTATTTACGGTTTAGGTTCGCCGATTGAATACGGGGAGATGCTTGTTTCACTTCGAGTTGGCATGGAAATTAGTCGCGATCAGCTATTGCGTAAGTTAGTAGATATTCAATACGATCGAAATGATATAGATTTTCAACGTGGACGCTTCCGAGTTCGCGGAGATGTTGTGGAAATTTTCCCAGCATCAAGAGATGAACACTGTATGCGAATTGAATTTTTTGGGGATGAAATTGAACGAATTAGAGAAGTAGATGCACTTACTGGAGAAATAATCGGTGAAAGAGAACATGTTTCCATTTTCCCAGCATCTCACTTTGTTACCAGACCAGACATTATGAAAAAAGCAATTGTAAATATAAAAGCAGAATTAGAAGATCGCCTCAAAGTCTTGCGTGCAGACAATAAATTACTCGAAGCGCAACGACTTGAACAGCGAACGAATTATGATTTAGAAATGATGGAAGAAATGGGTTATTGTTCTGGTATTGAAAACTATTCCAGGCATTTATCTCTGCGACCAGCAGGAGTGACTCCATATACTTTACTAGATTATTTCCCAGATGATTTCCAAATGGTAATTGATGAATCGCACGTAACAATGCCGCAAATTCGCGGAATGTTCAACGGAGACCAAGCCAGAAAACAAATGCTTGTTGATCATGGTTTTAGATTGCCGAGTGCTTTAGATAACCGTCCACTTCGGTTAGAAGAATTTGAAAAACATATCAATCAAATAATGTTCATATCTGCTACACCAGGCCCATACGAATTAGAAAAAAATCCAGATGTTATTGAACAAATCATTCGACCAACCGGACTGTTAGACCCGATTGTAGAAATCCGCCCAATCCAAGGACAAATAGATGACTTAATGGATGAAATTAATGATCGAGTTGAAAAAAACGAACGTGTCTTAATTACTACGTTAACGAAAAAAATGTCCGAGGATTTAACCAATTATCTCAAAGAAGCAGGTGTCAAAGTTCAATATTTACATTCTGAAGTAAAAACATTAGAACGTATTGAAATTATTCGCGACCTTCGACTTGGAGTGTATGATGTTATTGTTGGAATTAATCTACTTCGTGAAGGAATCGATTTACCAGAAGTTTCTTTGGTAGCGATTTTAGATGCTGATAAAGAAGGATTCCTTCGTTCAGAACGTTCTCTTATCCAAACAATGGGTCGTGCTGCACGTAACGAAAACGGTCGGGTAATTATGTACGCTGATAAAATGACGGATTCGATGCGTAATTCTATTGGTGAAACAGAACGTCGTCGCAAAATCCAAATCGAATATAATGAAAAACATGGTATTACACCAAAAACAATCAAAAAAGAAATTCGTGGTATTATTGCAGCAACTTCTGCCGCAGATGAAAGAGAAGCAGTGAAGCAACATGATTTAAGTAAGATGTCTAAGAAAGAACGCGATGTATTCATTGAAGGAATGGAACATGAAATGAAAGAAGCAGCTAAAGCACTTGATTTCGAACGTGCTGCGGAACTTCGCGATGCTTTACTTGAAATAAAAGCGGAAGGATGA